In Anaerolineae bacterium, the following are encoded in one genomic region:
- a CDS encoding ABC transporter substrate-binding protein → MTHHRRWFAPFLVMVLLAIMAAGCALPGKSAEPKTLKIGVLPIADVVPMYVAQQEGFFTQEGIQVELVPVASGTERDALIQSGGLDGQLNEVLTTLLTNAGGSVQVKIVTTARRPFPDQPLFYIVTAPNSGITDVEGLKGVEIAIGENTVVHYVADRVLQHAGLSAGDIRFTNVPKIPVRFELLMSGQVKAAVLPDPFASLAILQGAGVAIDDTAYPEVSHSVISFRTEVLKDRPNTIKAFLRAYDKAVQALNQNPDKYRDILIQTARV, encoded by the coding sequence ATGACGCATCATCGTCGTTGGTTTGCCCCATTTCTGGTGATGGTACTGCTGGCCATTATGGCCGCCGGCTGTGCCCTGCCGGGCAAATCCGCCGAGCCCAAGACCCTCAAGATCGGCGTCCTTCCCATCGCCGACGTGGTGCCGATGTACGTGGCACAGCAGGAGGGCTTTTTCACCCAGGAGGGCATCCAGGTGGAACTGGTGCCGGTCGCCAGCGGCACGGAGCGCGATGCGCTCATCCAGTCGGGCGGCCTGGACGGTCAGCTTAATGAGGTGTTGACCACTTTGTTGACCAACGCCGGCGGCAGTGTGCAGGTCAAGATCGTGACCACGGCCCGCCGGCCCTTCCCCGACCAGCCTCTGTTCTACATTGTCACCGCGCCGAACAGCGGCATTACCGATGTGGAGGGGCTGAAGGGTGTGGAGATCGCCATCGGCGAGAACACCGTGGTGCATTACGTGGCGGACCGCGTGCTCCAGCATGCCGGCCTGTCCGCCGGCGATATCCGCTTCACCAACGTGCCCAAGATTCCGGTGCGCTTTGAACTGCTGATGAGCGGGCAGGTGAAGGCGGCCGTCCTGCCCGACCCCTTTGCCTCGCTGGCGATCCTGCAGGGCGCCGGCGTCGCCATTGACGATACCGCCTATCCGGAGGTCTCGCACAGCGTCATCAGCTTCCGCACCGAGGTGTTGAAGGATCGCCCCAACACCATCAAGGCCTTCCTGCGGGCATATGATAAGGCGGTGCAGGCTCTCAACCAGAACCCGGATAAGTACCGGGATATCCTGATCCAGACGGCGCGCGTC